A window of the Cicer arietinum cultivar CDC Frontier isolate Library 1 chromosome 6, Cicar.CDCFrontier_v2.0, whole genome shotgun sequence genome harbors these coding sequences:
- the LOC101502472 gene encoding uncharacterized protein, with product MYHSVAARRLLYRSQISYYVKAGLIDTAIKLFDEMSQTNSRPFSIDYNRFIGVLIRHSHLDLAQSYYRRHVIPNGFSLTPFTYSRFIAALCSVKNFSLIDYLLRDMDALGFVPDIWAFNIYLNLLCRENQLETALQLFRTMPLKGREPDVVSYNIIVNALCKAKRVDEVARVWRSLIEKGLKPDFKVCAALVVGLCSAGNVDLAYELIVGVINGGVKVNCLVYNALISGFCRMGRIDKALAIKGFMSRNGCVPDLVTYNILLNYCCDEVMLDEVVKLVESMERSGVEPDLYSYNELLKGFCKANQVDRAYLTMVKRMQTKGMCDVVSYNTIIAAFCKARRIERGYELFEEMRRKGIQPDVITFTVLIEAFFKEGGSDVAKKLLDQMTTMGIVPDLIFYTTIVDRLCKAWKVDIAHGVFCDMVENGVSPDVVSYNALINGFCKASRVMDAMCLYDEMQDKGLYPDGVTFKLIVGGLIRENKISEACKVWDQMMEKGFTLDRRLSETLVNAMKSRDGT from the coding sequence ATGTATCATAGTGTCGCTGCACGGCGCCTACTATACCGTTCTCAAATATCCTACTACGTCAAAGCTGGTCTCATCGATACTGCCATCAAACTGTTCGACGAAATGTCCCAAACAAATTCTCGCCCTTTCAGCATCGACTACAACCGTTTCATCGGCGTTCTCATCCGTCACTCTCATCTCGACCTTGCCCAATCCTATTACCGCCGCCACGTCATCCCCAACGGTTTCTCCCTCACCCCTTTCACCTATTCCCGTTTCATCGCCGCTCTCTGTTCCGTCAAAAACTTCTCCCTAATCGATTATCTTCTCCGTGACATGGACGCTTTAGGTTTTGTTCCTGATATTTGGGCTTTTAACATTTACCTTAACCTTCTCTGCCGTGAAAATCAACTAGAAACTGCTCTTCAATTGTTTCGCACCATGCCTTTGAAAGGAAGAGAGCCTGATGTTGTTTCTTATAACATTATCGTTAATGCTTTGTGTAAGGCTAAAAGGGTTGACGAGGTTGCTCGTGTTTGGCGTAGTTTGATTGAGAAAGGGTTGAAGCCTGATTTTAAGGTTTGTGCTGCGCTTGTTGTTGGGTTGTGTAGTGCTGGCAATGTTGATTTGGCGTATGAACTTATTGTTGGTGTGATTAATGGTGGTGTTAAGGTTAATTGTTTGGTTTATAATGCTTTGATTAGTGGGTTTTGTAGGATGGGTAGGATTGATAAGGCATTGGCGATTAAAGGGTTTATGAGTAGGAATGGCTGTGTGCCTGATTTGGTtacttataatattttgttgaatTATTGTTGTGATGAGGTTATGCTTGATGAGGTGGTGAAGTTGGTGGAGAGTATGGAGAGGAGTGGTGTGGAGCCTGATTTGTATAGTTATAATGAGCTGCTCAAGGGTTTTTGTAAGGCTAATCAGGTGGATAGAGCTTATTTGACTATGGTTAAGAGGATGCAAACTAAAGGGATGTGTGATGTTGTCTCTTACAATACTATAATTGCGGCTTTTTGTAAGGCGCGGCGGATTGAGAGAGGTTATGAGTTGTTTGAGGAAATGCGTAGGAAAGGGATTCAACCGGATGTGATAACGTTCACTGTACTTATAGAAGCGTTTTTTAAGGAAGGTGGTTCTGATGTTGCCAAGAAGCTTCTTGATCAAATGACGACGATGGGGATTGTTCCCGATTTAATATTCTATACAACAATAGTTGACCGGCTGTGCAAGGCCTGGAAGGTTGATATTGCTCATGGTGTTTTTTGTGACATGGTGGAGAATGGAGTGAGTCCAGATGTGGTCTCATACAATGCACTCATAAATGGGTTTTGCAAGGCTTCTAGAGTTATGGATGCCATGTGTCTATACGATGAAATGCAGGATAAAGGATTATACCCGGACGGGGTCACTTTCAAGTTGATAGTTGGAGGGCTCATTAGGGAAAACAAGATTTCAGAGGCATGTAAGGTTTGGGATCAGATGATGGAAAAAGGATTCACTCTTGACAGACGTCTCTCTGAGACTCTAGTCAATGCTATGAAATCAAGGGATGGCACATGA
- the LOC101502774 gene encoding uncharacterized protein encodes MPRRETNPHFSRPLQPQHEDQQQNVSHHHQPQFPLSPHHEDRVPLRPRHDDRFPFQLEQEDHHQPPSLQVPHKENRSQPQRRETNPHISRPPRPRHEDQQQQPIPKVPHQHYRGQPSTPVPAPIQDVSLHHQPHFPLSPHHEDHVPLHANRDDHFPLQLEQEDHHQSPSLQAPRKGSRSQPHRGGSRKKHQDHDFRPSKSRVNFQEPSVLPPRLDQSPEARRPLPSHQDRRHSGIRFPKEQKSQPITWMGACLCVIFWLIIIIGGLIVLIVYLVFRPQIPHFDVSSITLNAAYLDVGYLLNADVTMLTNFTNPNKKVHVDFSSVIIYLYYGSTLIATQYVEPFSAARVQSRFAYIHMVTSQVQLPLREAQRLTKQMESNGVLLEVRGVFRARSKLGAILRYSYNLYGLCNILVARPPEGILIKKKCRTKR; translated from the coding sequence ATGCCTCGTCGAGAAACCAACCCTCACTTTTCTAGACCACTGCAACCTCAGCATGAAGATCAGCAGCAAAATGTATCTCATCATCACCAACCTCAATTTCCATTGTCACCCCATCATGAAGATCGCGTTCCATTGCGCCCACGTCATGATGATCGTTTTCCATTTCAACTTGAGCAAGAAGATCATCACCAACCACCTAGTTTACAGGTTCCACACAAGGAAAATCGCAGCCAACCACAGCGTCGAGAAACCAACCCTCACATTTCTAGGCCACCCCGACCTCGACATGAAGATCAGCAGCAACAACCTATTCCAAAAGTGCCACACCAACACTACCGCGGCCAACCATCTACTCCCGTACCAGCACCTATACAAGATGTATCTCTTCATCACCAACCTCATTTTCCATTGTCTCCCCATCACGAAGATCATGTTCCATTGCATGCAAATCGTGATGATCATTTTCCATTGCAACTGGAGCAAGAAGATCACCATCAATCACCTAGTTTACAAGCTCCACGCAAGGGAAGCCGCAGCCAACCACATCGTGGAGGTTCGCGTAAAAAGCATCAAGATCACGATTTTCGACCAAGCAAGTCAAGGGTAAATTTTCAAGAGCCATCAGTACTACCACCACGACTTGATCAATCTCCCGAGGCTCGGAGACCGCTGCCATCACACCAAGATCGGCGTCACAGTGGTATAAGGTTTCCTAAAGAACAAAAGTCACAACCCATAACTTGGATGGGTGCTTGCTTGTGTGTAATATTTTGGCTTATCATAATCATCGGAGGCTTAATAGTCCTAATAGTGTACTTGGTTTTTCGTCCACAAATTCCTCATTTTGATGTCTCTAGCATCACCTTAAATGCTGCATATCTTGATGTTGGTTATCTACTCAATGCTGATGTAACTATGCTGACAAACTTCACAAATCCAAACAAGAAAGTGCATGTGGATTTCAGCTCAGTGATAATTTATCTGTACTATGGAAGTACCCTTATTGCTACTCAATACGTCGAGCCTTTCTCAGCTGCACGAGTTCAATCAAGATTTGCATATATTCATATGGTAACAAGTCAAGTTCAGCTGCCGCTACGAGAAGCTCAGAGGCTCACGAAACAAATGGAAAGCAATGGTGTTTTGCTTGAAGTGAGGGGAGTTTTCAGGGCAAGATCAAAACTAGGAGCTATCTTAAGGTATTCATATAACCTTTATGGCCTTTGCAATATCTTGGTGGCACGCCCTCCTGAAGGGATATTGATCAAAAAGAAGTGTAGAACAAAACGATGA